In a genomic window of Rhinolophus ferrumequinum isolate MPI-CBG mRhiFer1 chromosome 2, mRhiFer1_v1.p, whole genome shotgun sequence:
- the LOC117032779 gene encoding embryonic polyadenylate-binding protein 2-like, whose translation MEQAQGPEPPRAQQLGGKEEGPGAILAQQLQTPKTDVPCPGIPMEKVEVDHRSIYVGDMDSGGATEELEAYFNHCGEVQRVTILCDKFSGYSKDYAYIEFATESTGQVAMELDERIFRGRVIKVLPKRTNLPGISSTD comes from the coding sequence ATGGAGCAGGCCCAGGGGCCAGAGCCACCCAGGGCGCAGCAACTGGGTGGAAAAGAGGAGGGCCCTGGGGCCATACTGGCCCAGCAGCTGCAGACTCCAAAGACAGACGTCCCCTGCCCTGGAATTCCCATGGAGAAGGTGGAAGTGGACCACAGATCCATCTATGTGGGCGATATGGACTCCGGGGGCGCCACTGAGGAGCTGGAGGCCTATTTCAACCATTGCGGGGAGGTCCAGCGTGTCACCATCCTGTGTGACAAGTTCTCCGGATACTCCAAAGACTATGCCTACATAGAATTTGCCACTGAGAGCACAGGCCAGGTTGCTATGGAGCTGGACGAGAGAATTTTCCGAGGCCGGGTCATCAAGGTGCTGCCCAAAAGGACCAACTTACCAGGGATCAGCTCCACGGACTGA